One segment of Gopherus flavomarginatus isolate rGopFla2 chromosome 8, rGopFla2.mat.asm, whole genome shotgun sequence DNA contains the following:
- the MLF1 gene encoding myeloid leukemia factor 1 isoform X3, whose amino-acid sequence MFGAGGLRELFEEDPFFREPFAAQHQYMRQMMRSFSDPFGRDPFLSITEGDERARGQRGHHDSQVALRGNQRAESCSLMPFGSFGSMNSDFRDPFFAIDRTISNMRNSMLELQRNFDHLSLNPDAHSFSSSSVMTYSKIGEEPPKVFQASAQTRTAPGGIKETRKALKDSESGLEKMAIGHHIHDRAHVIKKSKNNKTGDRELNQEFINLDESEAHIFDEEWQKEIMKFGTSGARCNLEAPKHRSNHHISKEDASRREKPHPKPLIAGSRRPEVSVENLSVKGSHVPIKTSKR is encoded by the exons ATGTtcggggctggggggctgagggAGCTCTTCGAAGAAGACCCCTTCTTCCG GGAGCCTTTTGCTGCGCAGCATCAATACATGCGTCAAATGATGAGAAGTTTTTCTGATCCTTTTGGACGAGATCCATTTCTCAGTATTACAGAGGGTGACGAAAGAGCTCGAGGTCAAAGAGGACACCATGATTCTCAGGTTGCTTTAAGAGGAAATCAGAGA GCAGAGAGCTGCTCCCTCATGCCCTTTGGCAGTTTTGGTAGCATG AATTCAGATTTCCGAGATCCTTTCTTTGCAATTGACAGAACTATATCAAACATGAGAAACAGTATGCTAGAACTGCAAAGAAATTTT GATCATCTCTCACTCAATCCAGATGCACACTCATTCAGTTCTTCTTCTGTGATGACGTATTCCAAGATAGGTGAAGAACCACCAAAGGTTTTTCAAGCTTCAGCTCAGACCCGCACAGCTCCAGGAGGC ATCAAAGAGACTAGAAAAGCACTTAAAGATTCTGAAAGTGGGCTGGAAAAAATGGCTATTGGTCATCACATTCATGATCGTGCCCATGTAATTAAAAAATCAAAGAACAACAAAACTGGTGATCGAGAACTGAATCAAGAATTTATCAACCTGGATGAAT CTGAGGCCCACATATTTGATGAGGAATGGCAGAAGGAGATTATGAAGTTTGGAACATCTGGAGCTAGATGCAATTTAGAAGCTCCAAAACACAGAAGTAACCATCATATAAGCAAGGAAGATGCATCAAGGAG GGAGAAACCCCACCCAAAACCACTGATTGCAGGATCCAGAAGACCTGAAGTTTCTGTGGAGAACCTCAGTGTGAAAGGATCGCACGTCCCAATCAAAACCAGCAAAAGATAA
- the MLF1 gene encoding myeloid leukemia factor 1 isoform X4: MSYQREPFAAQHQYMRQMMRSFSDPFGRDPFLSITEGDERARGQRGHHDSQVALRGNQRAESCSLMPFGSFGSMNSDFRDPFFAIDRTISNMRNSMLELQRNFDHLSLNPDAHSFSSSSVMTYSKIGEEPPKVFQASAQTRTAPGGIKETRKALKDSESGLEKMAIGHHIHDRAHVIKKSKNNKTGDRELNQEFINLDESEAHIFDEEWQKEIMKFGTSGARCNLEAPKHRSNHHISKEDASRREKPHPKPLIAGSRRPEVSVENLSVKGSHVPIKTSKR, encoded by the exons ATGTCATATCAGAG GGAGCCTTTTGCTGCGCAGCATCAATACATGCGTCAAATGATGAGAAGTTTTTCTGATCCTTTTGGACGAGATCCATTTCTCAGTATTACAGAGGGTGACGAAAGAGCTCGAGGTCAAAGAGGACACCATGATTCTCAGGTTGCTTTAAGAGGAAATCAGAGA GCAGAGAGCTGCTCCCTCATGCCCTTTGGCAGTTTTGGTAGCATG AATTCAGATTTCCGAGATCCTTTCTTTGCAATTGACAGAACTATATCAAACATGAGAAACAGTATGCTAGAACTGCAAAGAAATTTT GATCATCTCTCACTCAATCCAGATGCACACTCATTCAGTTCTTCTTCTGTGATGACGTATTCCAAGATAGGTGAAGAACCACCAAAGGTTTTTCAAGCTTCAGCTCAGACCCGCACAGCTCCAGGAGGC ATCAAAGAGACTAGAAAAGCACTTAAAGATTCTGAAAGTGGGCTGGAAAAAATGGCTATTGGTCATCACATTCATGATCGTGCCCATGTAATTAAAAAATCAAAGAACAACAAAACTGGTGATCGAGAACTGAATCAAGAATTTATCAACCTGGATGAAT CTGAGGCCCACATATTTGATGAGGAATGGCAGAAGGAGATTATGAAGTTTGGAACATCTGGAGCTAGATGCAATTTAGAAGCTCCAAAACACAGAAGTAACCATCATATAAGCAAGGAAGATGCATCAAGGAG GGAGAAACCCCACCCAAAACCACTGATTGCAGGATCCAGAAGACCTGAAGTTTCTGTGGAGAACCTCAGTGTGAAAGGATCGCACGTCCCAATCAAAACCAGCAAAAGATAA
- the MLF1 gene encoding myeloid leukemia factor 1 isoform X2: MLQLIQWDCKDDRLQKVIYDYITSILCRALIDYAEHREPFAAQHQYMRQMMRSFSDPFGRDPFLSITEGDERARGQRGHHDSQVALRGNQRNSDFRDPFFAIDRTISNMRNSMLELQRNFDHLSLNPDAHSFSSSSVMTYSKIGEEPPKVFQASAQTRTAPGGIKETRKALKDSESGLEKMAIGHHIHDRAHVIKKSKNNKTGDRELNQEFINLDESEAHIFDEEWQKEIMKFGTSGARCNLEAPKHRSNHHISKEDASRREKPHPKPLIAGSRRPEVSVENLSVKGSHVPIKTSKR, encoded by the exons ATGCTTCAGTTGATCCAGTGGGACTGTAAAGATGATAGACTACAAAAAGTGATTTATGATTATATAACTTCAATATTATGCAGAGCCCTTATAGACTATGCGGAGCACAG GGAGCCTTTTGCTGCGCAGCATCAATACATGCGTCAAATGATGAGAAGTTTTTCTGATCCTTTTGGACGAGATCCATTTCTCAGTATTACAGAGGGTGACGAAAGAGCTCGAGGTCAAAGAGGACACCATGATTCTCAGGTTGCTTTAAGAGGAAATCAGAGA AATTCAGATTTCCGAGATCCTTTCTTTGCAATTGACAGAACTATATCAAACATGAGAAACAGTATGCTAGAACTGCAAAGAAATTTT GATCATCTCTCACTCAATCCAGATGCACACTCATTCAGTTCTTCTTCTGTGATGACGTATTCCAAGATAGGTGAAGAACCACCAAAGGTTTTTCAAGCTTCAGCTCAGACCCGCACAGCTCCAGGAGGC ATCAAAGAGACTAGAAAAGCACTTAAAGATTCTGAAAGTGGGCTGGAAAAAATGGCTATTGGTCATCACATTCATGATCGTGCCCATGTAATTAAAAAATCAAAGAACAACAAAACTGGTGATCGAGAACTGAATCAAGAATTTATCAACCTGGATGAAT CTGAGGCCCACATATTTGATGAGGAATGGCAGAAGGAGATTATGAAGTTTGGAACATCTGGAGCTAGATGCAATTTAGAAGCTCCAAAACACAGAAGTAACCATCATATAAGCAAGGAAGATGCATCAAGGAG GGAGAAACCCCACCCAAAACCACTGATTGCAGGATCCAGAAGACCTGAAGTTTCTGTGGAGAACCTCAGTGTGAAAGGATCGCACGTCCCAATCAAAACCAGCAAAAGATAA
- the MLF1 gene encoding myeloid leukemia factor 1 isoform X1 yields the protein MLQLIQWDCKDDRLQKVIYDYITSILCRALIDYAEHREPFAAQHQYMRQMMRSFSDPFGRDPFLSITEGDERARGQRGHHDSQVALRGNQRAESCSLMPFGSFGSMNSDFRDPFFAIDRTISNMRNSMLELQRNFDHLSLNPDAHSFSSSSVMTYSKIGEEPPKVFQASAQTRTAPGGIKETRKALKDSESGLEKMAIGHHIHDRAHVIKKSKNNKTGDRELNQEFINLDESEAHIFDEEWQKEIMKFGTSGARCNLEAPKHRSNHHISKEDASRREKPHPKPLIAGSRRPEVSVENLSVKGSHVPIKTSKR from the exons ATGCTTCAGTTGATCCAGTGGGACTGTAAAGATGATAGACTACAAAAAGTGATTTATGATTATATAACTTCAATATTATGCAGAGCCCTTATAGACTATGCGGAGCACAG GGAGCCTTTTGCTGCGCAGCATCAATACATGCGTCAAATGATGAGAAGTTTTTCTGATCCTTTTGGACGAGATCCATTTCTCAGTATTACAGAGGGTGACGAAAGAGCTCGAGGTCAAAGAGGACACCATGATTCTCAGGTTGCTTTAAGAGGAAATCAGAGA GCAGAGAGCTGCTCCCTCATGCCCTTTGGCAGTTTTGGTAGCATG AATTCAGATTTCCGAGATCCTTTCTTTGCAATTGACAGAACTATATCAAACATGAGAAACAGTATGCTAGAACTGCAAAGAAATTTT GATCATCTCTCACTCAATCCAGATGCACACTCATTCAGTTCTTCTTCTGTGATGACGTATTCCAAGATAGGTGAAGAACCACCAAAGGTTTTTCAAGCTTCAGCTCAGACCCGCACAGCTCCAGGAGGC ATCAAAGAGACTAGAAAAGCACTTAAAGATTCTGAAAGTGGGCTGGAAAAAATGGCTATTGGTCATCACATTCATGATCGTGCCCATGTAATTAAAAAATCAAAGAACAACAAAACTGGTGATCGAGAACTGAATCAAGAATTTATCAACCTGGATGAAT CTGAGGCCCACATATTTGATGAGGAATGGCAGAAGGAGATTATGAAGTTTGGAACATCTGGAGCTAGATGCAATTTAGAAGCTCCAAAACACAGAAGTAACCATCATATAAGCAAGGAAGATGCATCAAGGAG GGAGAAACCCCACCCAAAACCACTGATTGCAGGATCCAGAAGACCTGAAGTTTCTGTGGAGAACCTCAGTGTGAAAGGATCGCACGTCCCAATCAAAACCAGCAAAAGATAA
- the MLF1 gene encoding myeloid leukemia factor 1 isoform X5 — MRQMMRSFSDPFGRDPFLSITEGDERARGQRGHHDSQVALRGNQRAESCSLMPFGSFGSMNSDFRDPFFAIDRTISNMRNSMLELQRNFDHLSLNPDAHSFSSSSVMTYSKIGEEPPKVFQASAQTRTAPGGIKETRKALKDSESGLEKMAIGHHIHDRAHVIKKSKNNKTGDRELNQEFINLDESEAHIFDEEWQKEIMKFGTSGARCNLEAPKHRSNHHISKEDASRREKPHPKPLIAGSRRPEVSVENLSVKGSHVPIKTSKR, encoded by the exons ATGCGTCAAATGATGAGAAGTTTTTCTGATCCTTTTGGACGAGATCCATTTCTCAGTATTACAGAGGGTGACGAAAGAGCTCGAGGTCAAAGAGGACACCATGATTCTCAGGTTGCTTTAAGAGGAAATCAGAGA GCAGAGAGCTGCTCCCTCATGCCCTTTGGCAGTTTTGGTAGCATG AATTCAGATTTCCGAGATCCTTTCTTTGCAATTGACAGAACTATATCAAACATGAGAAACAGTATGCTAGAACTGCAAAGAAATTTT GATCATCTCTCACTCAATCCAGATGCACACTCATTCAGTTCTTCTTCTGTGATGACGTATTCCAAGATAGGTGAAGAACCACCAAAGGTTTTTCAAGCTTCAGCTCAGACCCGCACAGCTCCAGGAGGC ATCAAAGAGACTAGAAAAGCACTTAAAGATTCTGAAAGTGGGCTGGAAAAAATGGCTATTGGTCATCACATTCATGATCGTGCCCATGTAATTAAAAAATCAAAGAACAACAAAACTGGTGATCGAGAACTGAATCAAGAATTTATCAACCTGGATGAAT CTGAGGCCCACATATTTGATGAGGAATGGCAGAAGGAGATTATGAAGTTTGGAACATCTGGAGCTAGATGCAATTTAGAAGCTCCAAAACACAGAAGTAACCATCATATAAGCAAGGAAGATGCATCAAGGAG GGAGAAACCCCACCCAAAACCACTGATTGCAGGATCCAGAAGACCTGAAGTTTCTGTGGAGAACCTCAGTGTGAAAGGATCGCACGTCCCAATCAAAACCAGCAAAAGATAA